A genomic segment from Diospyros lotus cultivar Yz01 chromosome 5, ASM1463336v1, whole genome shotgun sequence encodes:
- the LOC127801795 gene encoding geranylgeranyl diphosphate reductase, chloroplastic-like, with protein MTTIQTLPLRPFPLKTPSKPLLPKPSLFKITARANPPISGRKLRAAVVGGGPAGSSAAEVLARGGVETFLFERSPDAAKPCGGAIPLCMLDEFSIPPELIDRKVTQMKIISPSNLTVDFGKTLKPHEFISMLRREVLDSFLRSRAESTGATLVKSLVTNVELPSSPGAPYVVHYAIDGSRRTLAVDVVVGADGANSRVAKSINAGDYSCAIAFQERIKLPDDKMGYYLNLAEMYVGNDVSPDFYAWVFPKCDHVAVGTGTICSKKNIKLYQHGIRSRVKPKIEGGKVIKVEAHPIPEHPRPIRVRGRVALVGDAAGYVTKCSGEGIYFAAKSGRMCGEGIVRASEGGERMIEEEDLRREYLKEWDKKYIGTFRFLDALQAVFYGSNAGREALVELCGDEYVQRMTFESYLYKKLADGNRWEDARMVANTIGSFIRCKLLAK; from the coding sequence ATGACTACCATCCAAACGCTGCCTCTCCGCCCCTTCCCTCTCAAAACCCCATCCAAACCCCTCCTCCCAAAACCGTCCCTTTTCAAAATCACCGCCCGAGCCAACCCGCCCATCTCCGGCCGCAAGCTCCGGGCTGCCGTGGTAGGCGGTGGCCCCGCCGGTTCCTCGGCCGCCGAGGTCCTGGCACGCGGCGGCGTCGAGACGTTCCTCTTCGAGCGCAGCCCCGACGCAGCCAAGCCCTGCGGCGGCGCCATCCCGCTCTGCATGCTGGATGAGTTCTCCATCCCGCCGGAGCTCATCGACCGGAAAGTCACCCAAATGAAGATCATCTCCCCCTCCAACCTCACCGTCGACTTCGGCAAAACCCTAAAGCCCCACGAGTTCATCTCCATGCTCCGCCGCGAGGTGCTCGACTCATTCCTCCGCTCGCGCGCCGAGTCCACCGGTGCCACCCTCGTCAAATCCCTCGTCACGAACGTCGAGCTTCCCTCCTCACCCGGCGCGCCGTACGTCGTCCACTACGCCATCGACGGCTCGCGCCGGACGCTAGCCGTCGACGTCGTCGTCGGTGCGGACGGAGCGAACAGCCGAGTGGCGAAGTCGATAAACGCCGGGGATTACTCCTGCGCCATCGCCTTCCAGGAGCGGATAAAGCTGCCAGACGACAAAATGGGGTACTATCTAAACCTAGCGGAGATGTACGTCGGGAACGACGTCTCCCCGGACTTCTACGCCTGGGTTTTCCCCAAATGTGACCACGTGGCGGTTGGAACCGGCACGATCTGCTCGAAGAAGAACATCAAGCTGTACCAACACGGCATCCGATCGAGAGTGAAGCCGAAGATCGAGGGCGGGAAGGTGATCAAGGTCGAAGCCCATCCAATCCCGGAGCACCCGCGGCCCATTAGGGTTCGAGGTCGGGTGGCCCTGGTGGGGGACGCGGCGGGGTACGTGACGAAGTGCTCCGGGGAGGGGATATACTTTGCGGCGAAGAGCGGGCGGATGTGCGGCGAGGGGATCGTGAGGGCGTCGGAGGGCGGGGAGAGGATGATCGAAGAGGAGGATTTGAGGAGGGAATACTTGAAGGAATGGGACAAGAAGTATATCGGGACGTTTAGGTTCTTGGATGCGTTGCAGGCGGTGTTCTATGGAAGCAACGCCGGGAGGGAGGCACTGGTGGAGCTCTGCGGGGACGAGTATGTGCAGAGGATGACATTCGAGAGCTATCTGTACAAGAAGCTGGCGGATGGGAATCGGTGGGAGGATGCTAGGATGGTGGCGAACACCATTGGGAGCTTCATCAGGTGCAAGCTCCTTGCCAAATGA